The DNA segment GCAGGACCCCCACGGCCCGCGCTCAGCCCCACGGCGACGAGGACGAGCGTGACGCCGGGCGTCCAGCAGAGCTGCGTGTGCTTCCGCATGGAGGGATGGGAACTACGTGCCTCGCGTCTCTCCTCCCGTGTCCTGCAGGGAGACCCCAGCGCGCTGCTCGCCATCGTCACCTACgcagggcacagagcagcagcatctcagCAGGAGCCAGCAAGCCGGACAACAGGAATTCCTCCCTCACGGCAGCTGCTCCTGGAAGACCCAGAGCTTAGCAGGGGAACAGGCAGGTCCGGCCCCAAAAGCGGGCCAGCGGGCAGGCGGCAGGGCTCACCTTCCGTCAGGCAGTTGAGGTGAGCAGCCTGGATGTGGTGCCCATTGACCAGCACCATCGCCTTGTGCTTGGTGGAACTGCTCatgctctcctcctcccccttcccctcatCGTCATCTTCTGAGTCCACCAACACCAAGACATCACCCGAGTCTTGATTCCTGTGAATGGCAGAGCAAGCGGAGGTGGCTGAAGGGCTGAGGACAGCCTGTCCTGACCCCTCCCTCCAGCCCGTGCCTGCCCTGGCTCTGACAATCCTCTAACACCAAAACAATCAATTTTGATGGACTCTTCCAATCCTGCACTAACCGTGCTCAGGGACCAGCTGGTTTCAGACCCTGCTGGCAGCAACACCACCAACGGCGTTCTGCACCGCTTCCCATTCATCTTCCAAAGTCCTCCAACCACTTCACGAATATTCACGTACTAAACCGCAGGACCCCTCCCGAGGGGAGTTATTGTCCCCTCCCGTACTGATGGGGAAACGCAGGCACTCAGAAACGAGTCTTCCCCTGCCGCAGCACCACAGCTGTGGGAACAGAATCAACAGGGGCAagggcagggagcggggccaggAGGGGTGCAAGCAGGAAGCAGAGAAGGAATCCAGCATGCCTGAACGCCCAGGCGGCACTTGTTCACGTTCACGATCAGACATCCCTTCTGAGGGGGGAAGGACACGGGCAAATGCCCGTACGGGGTGGCAGATCACCATTTCCATTTACTGTCCAAGCCGTCGGGCTCCCCTGCGCCCAGGAGCAGCTCTCCTGCACAGCCTCCTCCCACACTCCCACACCCGTGCGCTCCAGCACGATGCCACTCCTGCTCTGACGCCGAGTGCTCTCTGCTCCCCTCGTCCTCCTGCTCCCGCACCCAGTCCCActcatccccatcacccccttcCCGCGGGAGGCACGGCTCCCACGTAAGCACAGCTTTGCTCTGGGCACAGTTCCTGCCTCCGAGGTGGATTCCCCACCCTACAGGGAGATCACCTCTGCAGGAGACGATGGACTAATGAGGCCTCGCAGGACGGGGCTGGGGAAAATCAACACTCACCTGAACGCAGCACCTgaatgggagagaagggaaaagacaGTTAGAAACCAGCCCCAGTGCGCTGCTGGTTTTACTGTACAACCCCTCCCAGTCCTGCCTGTGGTAGGACGGTCTCTGGCAGCCACACATAGAGGCACGGATGTGAAGGTGACCTGCCCCCGTATAGAACAGGAGCACCAGAAAGGTCACGAGGAAAGAGGAGAAGGCCCATCCCAGCACAGCTAAGGCAAGGAGAAGGTGCCTGAAGCACTCAGCTAGGGAAGAGCCTTTTGTTTCCAACCCATCTGCCTCCAGGGCTGACAGGGTTCTGgacaggagcaggatgaggcccaAGGGCTGGGGTGATCATCAGGCTGAGTCCAGCCCAGCAGAAGGGACAAGGTGGTTAGAGATAAAACCAGGCCGCCCCAGGAAGGGGTAACCCCCTCCCCAGCTTGTGCAGAGGAGAGCTCCTACCTCTCAGGCACAGGAGGGGATTGTAGTACAAGATGATCCCGGTGATGGTGAGAAcagccaacagggacaggaccacCACGGCACCCACCACCCCAACGATGTTCACCGGCTCTGTGGAGAAGAGACACGAGAGGTCAGCTTGGCACCAGGACATGGATGGATGAGGAATTTTCAGTGCAAGAGACAGAGCAGGTCCCGATGCTGTCTCAGCTCCCATTTCTCATCATTGCTACAGTCCCACTTTCAGGCTCTTGTGTTTTGTTGATATAGAAAGCACCACAGCAAGGCCCCTAATTTTGCGACCATGTGCATTTAGAGAAAGCAAATCAACCCCTGCCCATTGCACCTTGAGCAGCTTGGCCCTCGGAGGAGCTCCTCTGTGCCCACAGCCCCCAGGAGGGACCAAGGAAGCACCTCCCTCAGGCCTGTTAGAGGCGAGGGGATCGGGCCTTTTCACCCTGGGATGAAGGGAGCCAGTCCTGCATCTATGCTTGCCGCAAGAGTGTGGAAAGCATCAGAGGGCTCTTAGTGGCAAGCAGAGCCCCATGGGGGCTCTCCAGCAGCCCCTGTGAACTGTGTCCCTTACTCCTCCTCAATCCCTGCCACAGCAACCCCAGGCAGCCCCACTCACCCTTCACCGTCAGGCAGACAAACAGCTCCCTCAGCCCTACGGGGTTCTGTGCCTTGCAGACGTAACAGCCCCCGTCGGTGCCCTGGGAGCAGTTCCGGATGGTGAGCTGGGACACGTTGCCCTCCTGGGCAATGAGGTACCTCCCTCCGGGTTGGATCTCCACCTCTGGCTGGGTGATGCCCCGCAGCCAGGTGAGCCTCGCTGCCGGGGTGCTCTCGGTCACACGGCACGTCAGGGTCACGTTGTCACCCACAAAGCAGGTCTTTGGGGGCTCTGACTCCAGAGAAGGGATTTCTGAACAgcccaagggggaaaaaaaaaaagaaagagtcaAGAAGGGAATGGAGGAGTTTAACATAACAAGCAATCAGCCATCTGATTTAATGATTAATAATTATTAACAGAAGGAAGTCAGACAGGAGTCTGGGACTCGAGCACTGTGGGCTTGGCACTCAGCTCACTCACAAGACTTCAGCAGCCTTCCAAGGAGCGGTCCGAGCAACTTCCACATTGCTCAGTCCTTTTTTTGACACCTGTCTTTGCATCCCCAGGGAAGAATGGTCAGATGGTAGCCAGTGGGAAGatggcagagagaagaaaggcagCCCAGGAATTTTCCTTGGGATCAGCAGAGCTCTTGTGTAGCCCTGACAACCCATGGAAGACAAATCCAGCTCAGGTTTTCAAAAGCCACTTTAGTCAGCTCCCTTAGATGCTTGAAGGGGGCCTGGGGGCATGCAAGACCCCTTCTGCTATAAACCCAGCCTTGCCAAACTTAATCTCAAGAGGAGCAAGGCACTAAAACTGCCTCTCACTGTCACTCAGGCACAAGTGCTTGCACAGGTGAAAAGCTTGGTGCAGGGAGATTTGCTGGCCCCTGAAGATGTACCCAAAACACAACTCACCTACACCTACGCCGTGGTGGCTCTCAGCTGCAGGACTTGTGCAGGCACCTCCGCACAAGCCCAGCCCTGCCACGCTGCCTCGTTAGCATCTCTCCCTGCGCAAGCGCCCGCAAGCCTGGCTTGCCTGACCGTTGCCTTAGTGCTCTGGAGGGCAGAGAATGACCGGGGTACCTGTCTGCTCCACCATTAGCAGACTCATTAATAGTTAATAAGACAGGCAAATCAACTCACTTATCTCCACAGTGCACGCAGGCTCCTCCTGCTTGACGACGTGGCTCCCGACACACTTGAACACTTTGCGGTGGGAGAGGTGGGAGCTGTTCAGCGTTTCCACATGGGTGTCCGAGGAGCTCATGGAGCTGATGACCCAGCTTGAGTTCTCCAGATCAtgcccctcttctctccagtgcagggtggggtgggggtacCCCCCAGGCCAGCtgcaaaacagctgcagcatCAGCCCCGATGAGGAAGTCTCGGCCCAGCACTTTGGGGTTGAGTGTGGTGGATCTGTCAGCAAGAACAGCACATGGTTAGAAACATTTCCGAGTCACAGCTCTCAGCACCTCAGGGCTGGATCCCCAGCAAGTGCTTGTTTTTGCCATTGCTCCCCTTGAAAGTCTTCCTGgtttctctgcctgtcttgctcCCTGACCTGcatcccacagccccaggggAGCACAAGGACAGCCAAGAGGGACCAAGCGGAGGCTGTCCTGCAAAACCCCTAACAGTAACCAAAGCCAAGCCTTGAGGGACTAATGCGCAGGGAGGAAACAAATTATTGCCACAGCTTTATCCAGCGGAGATAAGCACCAAAAAACACAGCAGGGGAACAAAATCTCCACACTGCCCTTGGTCCTCACGCCACAGCTACGAGGGGGTCACACCGAGTCACACTACTTGAGAACAAGGCTCTGCCTCTCCACGTCGCTGAAACAAGCACTCAGATTTCCCAAGGGGCCATGGAAAGCATCAGGGCTCTTGCCCAGGGACAAGTAACCAGCTCCTCAGGGCCACCAGCTCAAAGGCTGCCCTGGCAAGCCCAGCACATCGCTGAAGGAGGAGGCTGTTCAAGTGTACAAGATGCTTTGCCCACAGGGAGCCCTGGTGACTCCAGCTCGCAGGGTCATGGCCACAGACATGTGCCACTGAAGCCAAACCAGGTGTGCTCCGTTCCTTCCTGCACCACTGTCACTGCCACACACCGCGCTCTGTGTCCACACCACACTGCAGCAGTGGGGACAAACTCCAGAAAGAACATAGGTAGGGTAAGTCACTGCTGGCCTCATGCCAGGGCCACATGGTAACCACCACAACTGTTCgttatttaaacacagaaacaactACATGATGGCAGCAGGAGGTCAAAAGCCAATAGTAACCCAAGAGCAATCCCTTCAGGCAGAGCAGGGCTTGTTTCATGCAGTGTGAGTTCCTGTCTCTCTCCCATCAGCTGGTTTCACAGACCCCCcccatgcacagacacacacacatgttgtTTAACAGCCATAGGGATTCTGGACTCTGATCCAGGCTGAA comes from the Strix uralensis isolate ZFMK-TIS-50842 chromosome 17, bStrUra1, whole genome shotgun sequence genome and includes:
- the VSIG10 gene encoding LOW QUALITY PROTEIN: V-set and immunoglobulin domain-containing protein 10 (The sequence of the model RefSeq protein was modified relative to this genomic sequence to represent the inferred CDS: deleted 1 base in 1 codon), with the protein product MAGAQDGGSEAAGTDTRPPSRAPVSGQGRAGGPGQCRPPSSACPLGGGQAAPPPRGGRLWRRHTAMRLPGGTPPARFFLALCVWRLVPRREAAGTEEVVFGEVGGSILLLCRNVSKEATEVVWFQGDPHSFPPLFSSKVAFPPDVRFSLVDNSSLRITGLRVQDEGNYTCKEVLNKTDHEHRVQLLVANPPHSTPKCWAETSSSGLMLQLFCSWPGGYPHPTLHWREEGHDLENSSWVISSMSSSDTHVETLNSSHLSHRKVFKCVGSHVVKQEEPACTVEIKIPSLESEPPKTCFVGDNVTLTCRVTESTPAARLTWLRGITQPEVEIQPGGRYLIAQEGNVSQLTIRNCSQGTDGGCYVCKAQNPVGLRELFVCLTVKEPVNIVGVVGAVVVLSLLAVLTITGIILYYNPLLCLRGAAFRNQDSGDVLVLVDSEDDDEGKGEEESMSSSTKHKAMVLVNGHHIQAAHLNCLTEGDDGEQRAGVSLQDTGGETRGT